Below is a window of Phreatobacter oligotrophus DNA.
CAAACTCGTTCGTCCAAGCCAAGGAGAACCTCATGACGCGGAACGTCGGAACCATCGATCGCGCCCTGCGCGTCGTTTTCGGCCTTTTACTGATGGGATGGGCGATCACCGGCTGGCCGACCAATGGCTACAGCTGGATTGGCTGGATCGGCATCGTGCCGCTGCTGACTGCATTGGTCGGATTCTGTCCTGCCTACACGCTCCTTGGTCTCAGCACATGCCCGGTTACCAAGTAGGAGCCCGGTCAATAATCGAGCTTCGGCCCGTGATGGAAGGTAAGCGGACGCGATGAGGCGTCGCGAGGGAACAGGCTCTGACAGGGTGCGATGACGCCCTCGACGCTTCATCGTGCAGCCGACCCATGCCTTTAACCACGATGACGGCGGCGCGATGGAAAGCCGCAATTTCGGGGCTCGCTGGCAGGCCAATGTTGCGGAA
It encodes the following:
- a CDS encoding YgaP family membrane protein, with protein sequence MTRNVGTIDRALRVVFGLLLMGWAITGWPTNGYSWIGWIGIVPLLTALVGFCPAYTLLGLSTCPVTK